A single region of the Nocardioides aurantiacus genome encodes:
- the nrdR gene encoding transcriptional regulator NrdR has protein sequence MHCPFCRSTDTRVLDSRVAEDGSSVRRRRTCPTCERRFSTVELMQLMVAKRSGATEPFTREKAVAGVRKACKGRPVSEDDLARLGQLVENDLRAEGWAEVPAHEVGLAILAPLKALDAVAYLRFASVYKAFTCADDFESEIALLRAASVVGGDGLTGSDPDARAATPQPTG, from the coding sequence GTGCACTGCCCCTTCTGTCGCAGCACCGACACGCGGGTCCTCGACTCCCGGGTCGCCGAGGACGGTTCGTCCGTACGCCGCCGCCGCACCTGCCCCACCTGCGAGCGCAGGTTCTCCACCGTGGAGCTGATGCAGCTGATGGTCGCCAAGCGCAGCGGCGCCACCGAGCCGTTCACCCGCGAGAAGGCCGTGGCCGGCGTCCGCAAGGCCTGCAAGGGCCGCCCGGTGTCCGAGGACGACCTGGCCCGCCTGGGCCAGCTGGTGGAGAACGACCTGCGCGCCGAGGGCTGGGCCGAGGTGCCCGCCCACGAGGTGGGGCTGGCCATCCTGGCGCCCCTCAAGGCGCTCGACGCGGTGGCCTACCTCCGCTTCGCGAGCGTCTACAAGGCCTTCACCTGCGCCGACGACTTCGAGAGCGAGATCGCGCTGCTGCGCGCCGCCTCGGTTGTCGGTGGTGACGGCTTGACTGGGTCCGACCCCGACGCACGGGCCGCGACCCCCCAGCCCACGGGCTGA
- a CDS encoding vitamin B12-dependent ribonucleotide reductase, whose product MTETVSSTGTARGRRKGGLKIEQTFSTPGVHPYDELTWERRDVVQTNWKTGATVFEQRGVEYPTTWSVNASTIVTTKYFRGAVGTDAREWSLKQLVDRVVTTYTAAGREHGYFASEKDAEVFEHELTWLLVHQYFSFNSPVWFNVGTPSPQQVSACFILSVDDSMDSILNWYKEEGFIFKGGSGAGLNLSRIRSSKELLSSGGTASGPVSFMRGADASAGTIKSGGATRRAAKMVVLDVDHPDIVEFVETKMKEEDKIRALRDAGFDMDLGGADITSVQYQNANNSVRVSDEFMRAVEDGTTFGLRARDTGEVIESVDARELFTKISEAAWACADPGLQYDDTINDWHTNPETGRITASNPCSEYMSLDNSSCNLASLNLLKFLKDDDTFDAPLFAKAVELIITAMDISICFADFPTEPIGETTRNYRQLGIGYANLGALLMAMGLGYDSDGGRAMAATITSLMTGQSYKRSAELAAVVGPYAGYARNADAHKRVMRKHQAANDVVRTLGVHDAGVHKLATKVWDDVQKLGEKNGFRNAQASVLAPTGTIGFMMDCDTTGIEPDFSLVKFKKLVGGGSMQIVNQTIPRALKKMGYQTESIEAIVEFIAENGHVIDAPGLKTEHYEVFDTAMGARALKPMGHVRMMAACQPFLSGAISKTVNLPESATVEEIEDVYLQSWKLGLKATAIYRDNCKVGQPLSDGKSESSKKDQGLSTATVAPEVVEKVVEVHKPFRKRLPKSRASRTTSFTVGGAEGYMTSGAHDDGELGEVFLKLGKQGSTLAGVMDAFSIAVSIGLQYGVPLETYVSKFTNLRFEPSGLTDDPDIRMSQSLMDYVFRRLALDYLSFEDRSMLGIYSAEERQRHLETGSYEPLEETGGSGELLAETTVGVVEAKATQPTGRDHDDRGDDLETKDTHGAEARQVPAQVTKQEARTSAELLEKITGTAVDSPLCMTCGTKMRPAGSCYVCEGCGSTSGCS is encoded by the coding sequence ATGACCGAAACGGTGAGCAGCACCGGCACAGCACGGGGACGTCGCAAGGGCGGCCTGAAGATCGAGCAGACCTTCTCGACGCCCGGGGTCCACCCCTACGACGAGCTCACCTGGGAGCGACGCGACGTCGTCCAGACCAACTGGAAGACCGGCGCCACCGTCTTCGAGCAGCGCGGCGTGGAGTACCCCACGACCTGGAGCGTCAACGCCTCCACGATCGTGACGACGAAGTACTTCCGCGGCGCCGTCGGCACCGACGCCCGCGAGTGGAGTCTCAAGCAGCTCGTTGACCGCGTGGTCACGACCTACACCGCCGCCGGACGCGAGCACGGCTACTTCGCGAGCGAGAAGGACGCCGAGGTCTTCGAGCACGAGCTGACCTGGCTGCTCGTGCACCAGTACTTCTCCTTCAACTCGCCGGTCTGGTTCAACGTCGGCACCCCCAGCCCGCAGCAGGTCTCGGCGTGCTTCATCCTCTCCGTCGACGACTCGATGGACTCGATCCTCAACTGGTACAAGGAGGAGGGGTTCATCTTCAAGGGCGGCTCCGGCGCCGGCCTCAACCTCTCCCGCATCCGCTCCTCCAAGGAGCTGCTCTCCTCCGGCGGCACCGCTTCGGGCCCCGTCTCCTTCATGCGTGGCGCCGACGCCTCCGCGGGCACCATCAAGTCCGGCGGCGCGACGCGTCGTGCGGCCAAGATGGTCGTCCTCGACGTCGACCACCCCGACATCGTGGAGTTCGTCGAGACCAAGATGAAGGAGGAGGACAAGATCCGGGCGCTGCGCGACGCCGGGTTCGACATGGACCTCGGCGGCGCCGACATCACCTCGGTCCAGTACCAGAACGCCAACAACTCGGTCCGCGTCAGCGACGAGTTCATGCGTGCGGTCGAGGACGGCACCACCTTCGGCCTGCGTGCCCGCGACACCGGCGAGGTCATCGAGAGCGTCGACGCCCGTGAGCTGTTCACCAAGATCAGCGAGGCCGCGTGGGCCTGTGCCGACCCGGGCCTGCAGTACGACGACACGATCAACGACTGGCACACCAACCCCGAGACGGGCCGGATCACCGCGTCCAACCCCTGCTCGGAGTACATGTCGCTCGACAACTCCTCGTGCAACCTCGCCTCGCTCAACCTGCTGAAGTTCCTCAAGGACGACGACACCTTCGACGCCCCGCTGTTCGCCAAAGCCGTCGAGCTGATCATCACCGCGATGGACATCTCGATCTGCTTCGCCGACTTCCCGACGGAGCCGATCGGCGAGACCACCCGCAACTACCGCCAGCTCGGCATCGGCTACGCCAACCTCGGCGCCCTGCTGATGGCGATGGGCCTGGGCTACGACTCCGACGGCGGGCGCGCGATGGCCGCGACCATCACCTCGCTGATGACGGGTCAGTCCTACAAGCGCTCGGCCGAGCTCGCCGCGGTCGTCGGTCCCTACGCCGGATACGCCCGCAACGCCGACGCCCACAAGCGCGTCATGCGCAAGCACCAGGCCGCCAACGACGTCGTGCGCACCCTCGGGGTCCACGACGCCGGCGTCCACAAGCTGGCCACCAAGGTCTGGGACGACGTCCAGAAGCTCGGCGAGAAGAACGGCTTCCGCAACGCGCAGGCCTCCGTGCTCGCGCCGACCGGCACCATCGGCTTCATGATGGACTGCGACACGACCGGCATCGAGCCGGACTTCTCGCTGGTCAAGTTCAAGAAGCTCGTCGGCGGCGGCTCGATGCAGATCGTCAACCAGACGATCCCGCGGGCGCTGAAGAAGATGGGCTACCAGACCGAGTCGATCGAGGCCATCGTCGAGTTCATCGCCGAGAACGGCCACGTCATCGACGCGCCCGGCCTCAAGACCGAGCACTACGAGGTCTTCGACACCGCCATGGGCGCGCGTGCGCTCAAGCCCATGGGCCACGTGCGGATGATGGCGGCCTGCCAGCCGTTCCTGTCCGGCGCCATCTCCAAGACGGTCAACCTCCCCGAGTCGGCCACGGTCGAGGAGATCGAGGACGTCTACCTGCAGAGCTGGAAGCTGGGCCTGAAGGCGACCGCGATCTACCGCGACAACTGCAAGGTCGGCCAGCCGCTGTCCGACGGCAAGTCCGAGTCCTCCAAGAAGGACCAGGGCCTGTCCACGGCCACCGTCGCCCCCGAGGTCGTCGAGAAGGTCGTCGAGGTCCACAAGCCGTTCCGCAAGCGCCTGCCCAAGAGCCGGGCGTCGCGGACCACCAGCTTCACGGTGGGTGGCGCCGAGGGCTACATGACCTCCGGTGCCCACGACGACGGCGAGCTCGGCGAGGTCTTCCTCAAGCTCGGCAAGCAGGGCTCCACCCTGGCCGGCGTGATGGACGCCTTCTCGATCGCGGTCTCGATCGGCCTGCAGTACGGCGTCCCGCTGGAGACCTACGTCTCGAAGTTCACCAACCTGCGCTTCGAGCCCTCGGGCCTCACCGACGACCCCGACATCCGCATGTCGCAGTCGCTGATGGACTACGTCTTCCGCCGGCTGGCGCTGGACTACCTGTCCTTCGAGGACCGCTCGATGCTCGGCATCTACTCCGCCGAGGAGCGGCAGCGTCACCTCGAGACCGGCTCCTACGAGCCGCTCGAGGAGACCGGCGGGTCCGGCGAGCTGCTGGCCGAGACCACCGTGGGCGTCGTCGAGGCCAAGGCCACCCAGCCGACCGGTCGCGACCACGACGACCGCGGGGACGACCTCGAGACCAAGGACACCCACGGTGCCGAGGCTCGTCAGGTCCCCGCGCAGGTGACGAAGCAGGAGGCCCGCACCTCGGCCGAGCTGCTGGAGAAGATCACCGGCACGGCCGTCGACTCCCCGCTGTGCATGACCTGCGGCACCAAGATGCGACCCGCCGGCTCCTGCTACGTGTGCGAGGGCTGCGGCTCCACCAGCGGCTGCAGCTGA